A part of Miscanthus floridulus cultivar M001 chromosome 6, ASM1932011v1, whole genome shotgun sequence genomic DNA contains:
- the LOC136460702 gene encoding uncharacterized protein encodes MYTSWIHHGEGDNDVVQDGELPVVPEDMSWDGNDQAPLDDEGQAKDVILDDSERGVQGLIQDLYTAASHGIGANLYKQIMEEAKHELYLGCTEESRLSFIIKMLHIKVYNRITNSGFDAMLELLSTSFKNVTGLPKSYNEMKALLQKLGFGYVSIHVCKYDCALFWKDHEEDDHCPVCGFTRWKVNKEGKKKVPHKVLRYFPIIPRLQRLFISKQQSQYARWHKEKRVAVENEMRHPVDGEAWKEFDDTFKSFADDPHSLRLAIATDGFNPFGQMTNSYSIWPVIVVPYNFPPWMCMDQSNYMLALLIPGKKSPGKDFHVFMQPLIADMLTLWNGVPTYDAYEGKDFSLRAAILWGIHDYPALGTMSGRSTKGYFACVHCDENPCSECLTNKIGFIGHRHFLPNNHSWRKNRSFNGHHENREQPRKFSADEVMARLDEVCYVPGKNPDKPKSRKRRRGGEPVWHLKVSLHDLPYWSKLKLQYNLDVMHIEKNICENILSTLLNIPNKTKDTIAARVDLEERGIRKELHLLDDTGAASSKPRGCYVLTPEAKKKFLQFVSNVKFPDGYASNISRCVNMEGGGSMHGLKTHDYHILLQCILPAGLRGLVQKDVYEVIAELGRFFRQLCSKTLKVDALKQMKEDILLILCKLEKIYPPAFFDVMVHLAVHLPNEALLRGPVQYGWMYPIERRLGTFKCFVRNKARPKGSIAEAYTTYECMTQCSTYFNDIINRFTRPERYLDGEKNISPNGYSIFGHGVNLLGASKLHYEDKDYDSMVWFVLNNYEEVDEYKDMYRAELEQQEVNDVEKMMSTQFAAWFENHITKLKYEGTTHVDEDLYSLACRLDPRVHSYMACIINGVRYHTMARDEHKKTQNSTIKTAGTHGGDTIDFYGTITYIIELSYSKNSKGHRTVILLRCEWYNLEGKTYQLKDDGYFKSINSQGRWYKNDPFIIATDASQVFFLEDTKLGPCWRVVQEFGHRHIFDVEETDTNQPIHEQVQMRCQEAYQEEHTSSRDGAVGDIHPDMDLLRMDNEPGSPVSRDLVESIRRQKHTTQGDETYGDDEDEDETYLEYHSPKEGNTSGEDSDDD; translated from the exons ATGTACACAAGTTGGATTCACCATGGAGAGGGAGATAATGATGTTGTACAAGATGGAGAACTCCctgttgtacctgaagatatgtcatGGGATGGAAATGACCAGGCTCCACTTGATGATGAAGGACAAGCTAAAGATGTCATATTAGATGATAGTGAACGGGGAGTTCAGGGTTTGATTCAAGATCTGTACACCGCAGCAAGCCATGGCATCGGTGCCAACTTATATAAGCAAATCATGGAAGAGGCAAAGCATGAACTTTATCTAGGTTGCACCGAGGAGTCTAGGCTAAGTTTCATTATTAAAATGCTGCATATAAAAGTGTACAATCGGATAACAAATTCTGGGTTTGATGCAATGCTTGAGTTGCTTTCAACATCATTCAAAAATGTGACCGGCCTCCCTAAGTCCTATAATGAAATGAAAGCTCTACTTCAGAAGCTTGGTTTTGGTTATGTTTCTATTCATGTGTGCAAGTATGACTGTGCCTTATTTTGGAAAGACCATGAAGAGGATGATCATTGCCCAGTTTGTGGCTTCACAAGATGGAAAGTGAACAAGGAGGGCAAAAAGAAAGTTCCTCACAAGGTCCTCCGTTACTTTCCAATAATTCCACGCCTCCAAAGGCTTTTTATCTCAAAGCAGCAGTCACAATATGCAAGATGGCACAAGGAAAAGAGGGTAGCAGTTGAGAATGAAATGAGACATCCTGTTGATGGAGAAGCTTGGAAAGAATTTGATGATACTTTCAAGTCTTTTGCAGATGATCCTCACAGTTTGAGGCTTGCCATTGCTACTGATGGATTTAACCCATTTGGTCAGATGACCAATTCATATAGCATCTGGCCAGTGATAGTGGTTCCATACAATTTTCCACCATGGATGTGTATGGACCAATCCAATTACATGCTTGCTTTACTAATTCCTGGCAAAAAATCACCGGGCAAAGATTTCCATGTGTTCATGCAGCCTTTGATAGCAGACATGCTAACTCTTTGGAATGGTGTCCCTACTTATGATGCATATGAAGGCAAAGACTTCAGTCTACGTGCAGCGATTCTGTGGGGAATCCATGACTACCCTGCATTAGGTACCATGTCAGGCAGAAGCACTAAGGGTTACTTCGCATGTGTGCACTGTGATGAGAATCCATGCTCCGAATGtctgaccaacaaaattggattcatAGGCCATAGACATTTCCTCCCAAACAACCATTCGTGGAGGAAAAATAGATCTTTCAATGGCCACCATGAAAATAGGGAGCAGCCAAGGAAATTTAGTGCAGATGAGGTTATGGCAAGGTTGGATGAAGTTTGCTATGTTCCTGGCAAGAATCCAGATAAGCCAAAATCAAGAAAACGACGCCGTGGTGGAGAACCAGTATGGCATCTGAAGGTTAGCTTGCATGATTTGCCATACTGGTCAAAATTGAAGCTACAGTACAACCTTGATGTTATGCACATAgagaaaaacatatgtgaaaacattttGTCAACTCTACTTAATATTCCGaacaagacaaaggacacaatTGCTGCTAGAGTAGATTTGGAAGAAAGAGGTATAAGAAAAGAGCTtcatttgttagatgacactggTGCTGCATCCTCAAAGCCAAGAGGTTGTTACGTTCTAACACCAGAAGCAAAGAAGAAGTTCTTGCAATTTGTGAGCAATGTTAAGTTTCCAGATGGCTATGCCTCCAATATATCAAGATGTGTCAATATGGAGGGAGGAGGATCAATGCATGGGCTGAAAACACATGACTATCATATACTACTGCAGTGTATTTTACCAGCTGGCCTTCGTGGTTTGGTGCAAAAAGACGTATATGAAGTAATTGCTGAGTTGGGTAGGTTTTTTAGACAACTTTGCTCAAAAACTCTAAAGGTTGATGCACTAAAACAAATGAAGGAAGATATTTTGCTTATCCTTTGTAAGCTAGAGAAAATTTATCCTCCTGCATTCTTCGATGTTATGGTTCACCTAGCAGTTCACTTACCTAATGAGGCACTCCTTAGGGGACCGGTGCAGTAtggatggatgtaccctattGAGAGAAGATTGGGCACCTTTAAGTGTTTCGTCCGCAATAAAGCAAGACCTAAAGGTtctattgcagaggcatacactaCCTATGAGTGTATGACCCAGTGCTCAACATATTTCAATGACATTATTAATAGGTTCACTAGGCCTGAAAGATACTTGGATGGAGAAAAGAACATCTCACCCAATGGTTACTCTATTTTTGGTCATGGTGTTAACCTATTGGGTGCTTCAAAACTTCATTATGAAGACAAAGACTATGACTCCATGGTTTGGTTTGTTCTAAATAACTATGAAGaggttgatgaatacaaaga CATGTATAGGGCAGAATTAGAACAACAAGAGGTCAACGATGTTGAAAAAATGATGTCAACACAATTCGCTGCATGGTTTGAGAATCAT ATTACGAAATTGAAATATGAAGGCACAACACATGTTGATGAAGACCTATACTCACTAGCATGTCGGCTGGATCCGCGAGTGCATTCATACATGGCCTGCATAATCAATGGGGTACGGTACCACACTATGGCTCGTGACGAACACAAGAAGACACAGAACTCCACCATCAAAACTGCAGGTACTCACGGTGGTGACACAATTGACTTCTATGGGACAATCACATACATTATTGAGTTGAGTTACAGTAAGAATAGCAAAGGGCATAGAACTGTTATCTTATTACGGTGTGAATGGTACAATCTAGAGGGAAAGACATACCAGCTGAAAGATGATGGTTACTTCAAGAGCATAAATAGCCAAGGCCGATGGTATAAGAATGATCCTTTCATTATAGCCACTGATGCTTCACAAGTATTTTTCTTGGAAGATACAAAGTTAGGTCCATGTTGGCGAGTGGTACAAGAATTTGGCCACCGACATATATTTGATGTTGAAGAGACCGACACAAACCAACCAATCCATGAACAAGTACAGATGAGATGTCAGGAGGCATACCAAGAGGAGCATACTTCATCAAGAGATGGTGCAGTGGGAGACATTCATCCTGATATGGATTTGTTGCGCATGGATAATGAACCAGGCAGCCCTGTTAGTAGAGACCTCGTCGAGAGCATCCGTCGACAAAAACATACAACTCAAGGTGATGAAACATACggcgatgatgaagatgaagatgaaacctACCTTGAGTACCATAGTCCTAAAGAAGGCAATACTTCAGGAGAAGACAGTGATGATGACTGA